The window GACGCGGTAGGCGTCTGGTTCCAGCAGGGTGTGTTCCGTGACGGTGATTTTCATGCTGTGTACCTCCTTTGCTTGTGTTGTGTGCTCAGCGTTGCTGTCTATGTCAACCGCCTCAAGGGCGGGTGTTGCCGTTCGCTTGCGGTGTCGGTTGAGTGCCGTTTTGGCTAAGGCGTGCGCAGGGTTGTGTTCACTGCGGATGTGCTCCACGTGCACCACGCGAAAACGCAAAGACAGGTCGGTTACCTGCGCGTGCAGTTCCCGCAGATGCTCTGCCGTCACCGAGTAGATTCCGAGTACTTGCCTGTGCAGGAGTTCGGAATCGGTGTAGAGGGTGACTTCGGTTGCGCCGATGCGCAGGCACTCCTGCAGGGCGCGAAGCACGGCAAGGTATTCTGCCTCGTTCGCGCTGTGTACGGGTTCAGGAATCACCGCCCCGAAACTGCGCAGGCGTTGCATCTTCGGGGTGAACAGCACCACGCCGATTGCCCCTGTGCCAGCCTGAAAACTGCCATCACTGAAAGCCAGAACGTGCACTGTCAGCCTCCCCAGTTAATGTCGTCCTCTTCAGCGTCAAACAGTTTGGAACCACTGCTTCTTTCTCTGCTATAACTCTCTCTTTCAGTACTTGTGTTGTGTTGTGTGTTGTGTGTTGTGTGTGGAGAGTGTGTATGTGCGTAATCAGTGTAATCAACCGTAGACAGTGTAGACGGTGTAGACAGTGTAGTCTGTGTAGACTGCGTAGTCTGTGTATTGTGTGCAGAGTGTGTTTGTGCGTAATCAGTGTAATCAGCGTAATCAGCGTACTCAGTGTAATCAGTGTAATCAAGGGTGGATTGAGTACGTTGAGTACGTTGAGTACGTGATTCTGAAGAATCTGTTTTTGCCTGTTCCTTTGCCAGCCAGTACCTACCGCGTGCGTCTTTGTGCACGGCGCCGCTTGCGTGCATCCTGCGCAGAAGGACGCGGGTTGTGTGGTAGTTCTTCTCCAGTTCGTCGGCGATCTCGCGAGGTGAAAGCGGTTCAGGGCTGTTGCGCAGGAGGGCGAGAATCTGCTTGCGTGCCTCGCTCATCTCTACTTCCTTTGCGTCGCCCTCGATGTACCACTTGCCGCCTGAGAAGGTCAGGGCGAGTTCTCCTTCGCGCTCCACGTCGCGCCCGCCGACGTACAGCGTGCCTGTTGATTCAGCGCGTCCACGCCTCAAAATGAGGAACGAATCGGCTGCACCCGTGACGCCTGTTGTGCCCTGTGCGGTGTCCACCACGTCGGAACCGTCGCCCTTTCGCGCGTGCACCACGCCGATTATGGTAATGCCTTCGCTGTCGGCAAGAGTTTTGAGCGCAGAGAAGGTCTGGTAATCGTGCGTGTAGGCATCATCTCCGCGTTTGCGCTGGGGCAAGATTCGCGCCAGCACGTCAATCACCACCACTTCTGCTTGGGTGTCGCGAATGAGCTGGCGCAGTTCGTCAAGCCCGCCTCTGTCCAGCGGGGAAAGTTCGGTGACAATTTGGAACCCGTCAGGGTCAGGGTCAATACCTAAAAGCCTGATTCTGCTCTGCAACCTTCTTAGCCCGTCTTCCAGGGCGCAGTAGAGCACGCGCTTTTTGGGCAGAGGTTGCTCTAAGCCGAAGGCGTATGTGCCGCTGGAGAGGGCGCAGGCTAACAGCAGGCAGAACCACGATTTGCCGATTTTGCCCTTGCCAATCAGCAGGGTCAACCCGCCTTCGGGCAGGATGTCTGGCACGAGGTAGCGCAGAGGCGGAAACTCTCGCGCCAGCAGTTCTCTTGCGCTTATAGCGCGACGTGGTGCGGGTTGCGGCGGAATCGGCTCTTTGTGCCCGTTGCGTCCCGAAAGTCCATACTGCTCGGCAAGTGCCCGTGCCGCCGCGCTGTAGTCGCCTGCGTGTTCCAGCAGGGTGAAAACGGCGAAGGGTGTGTAGGTGCGTCCTGCGTCGAAGGGTGGCGCGTTTGTGGTGAAGACGTGCAGGAATCGTTCCTGCTCGTTCCAGCTGGCAGACACTCCACTGGGTTTACCTGGTCGGGTGAGGTGTACCCAGTGCTCCTTTCGCGCTGCAGTACGCCAGCCGTGACGCTGGAGAATCTCCAGTACGTCGCCCTGCTGGTTGTAGACGTCGCCTGCCCGCTGGGCGTCGCCTTCCACCTTGAGGCGCGGCGCAGGAGCAGATTCAGGCTTTCTGTCTATGCAACGGGCGAGGCTGAGCAGGTCTTCTACCGTTTCTGCGGAAAGCTGAGGCGTGCTGGTGAGGTCATGCCGAATCCACACATAGGGTTTGCCGTCTGGGTGCACTTCGGCAGGCGAGGGGGGTACGATGGCGTATGCGCCTTCACCGCGAATCTCAATCAGCGTCTGCCCGTTTTCATCACGGGCAAGCACGGTGGTAGGCAACGGTTCTCTGGTGCGGAAGTATAGGTGTCGCCCGCCTGAAGGCGTTGCGGCGCAGGGCAGAGGGTAGGTGATGGCTGCGAGGTGGTGTTCTACGATGGCATCGCTGAAAGCATACCAGGCATCTTCGGAGTCGAAGTC is drawn from Bacillota bacterium and contains these coding sequences:
- a CDS encoding reverse transcriptase-like protein, whose translation is MHVLAFSDGSFQAGTGAIGVVLFTPKMQRLRSFGAVIPEPVHSANEAEYLAVLRALQECLRIGATEVTLYTDSELLHRQVLGIYSVTAEHLRELHAQVTDLSLRFRVVHVEHIRSEHNPAHALAKTALNRHRKRTATPALEAVDIDSNAEHTTQAKEVHSMKITVTEHTLLEPDAYRVKLVDVEEVQGQFGKQIRFQMETTDPDLPAVPLTAWANSSTSVTSKAVKWAGAFNGAPFRQGDTIDFDALIGKEAKAVVEVKQSGDGREFNRVTDILPLRRRTLSTEEMNRRAREERQREQLEDDPFLSED
- a CDS encoding AAA family ATPase — its product is MSTVLDAALAYLNAGFSLLPIRADGSKKPALSAWKELQQRHPTQRELQEWFHTEPVGLAVVAGSISGNLAVLDFDSEDAWYAFSDAIVEHHLAAITYPLPCAATPSGGRHLYFRTREPLPTTVLARDENGQTLIEIRGEGAYAIVPPSPAEVHPDGKPYVWIRHDLTSTPQLSAETVEDLLSLARCIDRKPESAPAPRLKVEGDAQRAGDVYNQQGDVLEILQRHGWRTAARKEHWVHLTRPGKPSGVSASWNEQERFLHVFTTNAPPFDAGRTYTPFAVFTLLEHAGDYSAAARALAEQYGLSGRNGHKEPIPPQPAPRRAISARELLAREFPPLRYLVPDILPEGGLTLLIGKGKIGKSWFCLLLACALSSGTYAFGLEQPLPKKRVLYCALEDGLRRLQSRIRLLGIDPDPDGFQIVTELSPLDRGGLDELRQLIRDTQAEVVVIDVLARILPQRKRGDDAYTHDYQTFSALKTLADSEGITIIGVVHARKGDGSDVVDTAQGTTGVTGAADSFLILRRGRAESTGTLYVGGRDVEREGELALTFSGGKWYIEGDAKEVEMSEARKQILALLRNSPEPLSPREIADELEKNYHTTRVLLRRMHASGAVHKDARGRYWLAKEQAKTDSSESRTQRTQRTQSTLDYTDYTEYADYADYTDYAQTHSAHNTQTTQSTQTTLSTPSTLSTVDYTDYAHTHSPHTTHNTQHNTSTERESYSRERSSGSKLFDAEEDDINWGG